From Corallincola holothuriorum, the proteins below share one genomic window:
- the clpP gene encoding ATP-dependent Clp endopeptidase proteolytic subunit ClpP has protein sequence MSNFEQPSAFDPLASLVPMVVEQTAKGERAYDIYSRLLKERVIFMVGPVEDHMANLIVAQMLFLESESPEKDIFLYINSPGGSVTAGMAIYDTMKFIKPDVSTVCIGQAASMGAFLLSGGAKGKRYCLPNSRVMIHQPLGGFQGQASDFEIHAKEILSIKEKMNRLMAEHTGQPYEQVSQDTDRDNFMSAYDAKEYGLVDDVLTRRTEV, from the coding sequence ATGTCAAATTTCGAACAGCCTTCCGCTTTTGATCCGCTAGCCTCATTGGTACCCATGGTTGTAGAGCAGACAGCCAAGGGAGAGCGCGCTTACGATATCTATTCTCGCTTACTCAAAGAGCGTGTGATCTTTATGGTTGGGCCGGTCGAAGACCATATGGCAAACCTGATTGTTGCACAGATGCTATTCCTTGAGTCAGAGAGCCCAGAAAAAGATATTTTTCTCTATATCAACTCTCCAGGTGGTTCAGTAACGGCCGGCATGGCGATCTACGACACGATGAAGTTTATCAAGCCGGATGTGAGTACCGTCTGTATTGGCCAAGCCGCCAGCATGGGGGCTTTCCTTTTGTCTGGCGGTGCGAAGGGCAAGCGCTACTGTTTGCCAAATAGCCGAGTAATGATCCACCAGCCGTTGGGCGGTTTCCAGGGCCAGGCATCGGATTTTGAAATTCATGCCAAAGAGATCCTGTCTATTAAAGAGAAGATGAACCGGTTAATGGCAGAACATACGGGGCAGCCTTATGAACAGGTTTCTCAAGATACCGATCGAGACAACTTTATGAGCGCTTATGACGCGAAAGAGTATGGCTTGGTAGATGATGTTCTGACACGTAGAACAGAAGTGTGA